From the genome of Bombyx mori chromosome 16, ASM3026992v2, one region includes:
- the LOC101737275 gene encoding centromere protein J isoform X2: MEDSYTDSDVSMSPTQILERLQVLRQLQLMQRGKLKNQRLQYQESPVSSNVTEIVSHFSNSTSYNTFRSLLHSSEVTYEETPRRNSGDMAPKVKENDMIEGVTVLNLSQESEFIVKSPASTKSSDSHLKVDNVKLTPNPPFSNNSVKIHSVQSKQISLDEMPILSPKKDFEGLLMEKLHNSKEVPDSKSPKSKIVPGIIKKPFLKRGEGTARFGLNKNDLKIQNTRSLPWRRKSFETKCYQSPIKQIKQNKRNEIKKVADKPQSLCLKPEILVKQSNSLKPENVAHEMKKDSIKSLVESNISEIHTNKTGSNKITEIPKEKHPFVANKGKTWASVLTNEQNDFLRQLKQSEFYKNFASPTKSSVSDISCNESLINIRQQREAAEQNMFELLENKVSHDSFTLENSFLNKFLKPKNLDSSGESTPLVVQKFIMNNPALRHISAGLSLPEVSSTYTEIDVDRCRSYDCTECCTDNCSSVSTCCSCKATEHTDDNTSCKTTPVQIKQNLKSKEKKVDKEKADSCHNNDTEHDIMKNNLVEMNAKLVNTSELLKERLQELEGEIEIFRKENSNLAKLREDIDLERQKFYQEKAAFEQKFNEEKILSEYYLAEEKEKLTKQKQMYERNIREIRGRFSKKEKDEVINLKKEIESLKEEIRVKDAKSTSTIARLRNQIKIIEKEKKDKETTIEKLKKENKRIQHSNDITRRLSNMKYLAEINKKLKNVNPKDIRSEPDLDDDAKYKDFEIERQSRNKTAPIAKSNTRQRAKSVPNLNVSSAYAKYFSQRDALSQIEQNRTLNKDKINISYSDNDNDLEELEDEQVSDIQDNPNEKSNSEGVNNLEKIYLQTFRCNSPKSFRSSTSSVDSNSNIQEKRDNNFITKSNSFSNSIRTSKSPNSTTRTYQNYSTNRSKSPVSILSNRSQTSGYSPESCSDFFGINENLRTKSPISTMLSNHSSLRSETVIFNEKSADATKQTSSSSLTKTNLNPMEIKRSDGSRELRFPNGNVKHISADVVK, translated from the exons ATGGAAGATTCATATACGGACAGCGATGTTTCTATGTCTCCTACACAAATACTGGAACGGTTACAAGTTCTTCGACAATTACAGTTAATGCAACGCGGAAAGCTTAAGAATCAGCGTTTGCAGTACCAGGAATCTCCAGTAAGCTCAAACGTAACAGAAATTGTGAGCCATTTCAGCAATAGTACTAGCTATAACACTTTCCGAAGTTTGTTGCATTCTTCTGAAGTAACTTATGAAGAAACACCACGGCGCAACAGTGGTGATATGGCGCCCAAAGTAAAAGAAAATGATATGATTGAGGGAGTGACTGTTTTGAACTTATCTCAAGAATCAGAATTTATTGTGAAATCTCCAGCTTCTACAAAAAGTTCGGATTCGCACCTGAAGGTTGATAATGTGAAATTGACACCAAATCCTCCCTTCAgtaataatagtgtaaaaatacACTCTGTACAAAGCAAACAAATATCACTGGATGAAATGCCAATACTTTCTCCAAAAAAAGATTTTGAAGGCTTATTAATGGAAAAACTTCACAACAGTAAAGAAGTTCCAGATAGTAAAAGTCCAAAATCCAAAATTGTTCCAGGGATAATAAAAAAGCCTTTTCTGAAAAGAGGAGAAGGCACGGCTAGGTTTGGACttaataaaaacgatttaaaaattcaaaacacaCGCTCACTGCCCTGGAGGCGTAAAAGCTTTGAGACTAAATGTTACCAATCTCCTATAAagcaaattaaacaaaataaaaggaatgaaattaaaaaagtggCAGATAAACCACAAAGTCTGTGTCTGAAGCCGGAGATATTAGTTAAGCAAAGCAATTCTTTAAAACCAGAAAATGTAGCACATGAAATGAAGAAAGATAGCATTAAAAGTCTTGTAGAATCCAATATTTCTGAAATTCATACTAACAAAACAGGCTCTaacaaaataactgaaatacCAAAAGAAAAACACCCCTTTGTTGCAAATAAAGGAAAGACATGGGCCTCTGTTCTAACAAATGAACAGAATGACTTTTTGAGGCAACTTAAGCAAAGTGAATTTTACAAGAACTTTGCTTCTCCAACTAAAAGCTCAGTATCTGATATTAGTTGTAACGAGAGCTTAATCAATATAAGACAGCAAAGAGAAGCAGCTGAGCAAAATATGTTTGAGCTTTTAGAGAACAAGGTCTCTCATGATAGTTTTACATTAGAAAATTcatttcttaataaatttttaaaacccAAGAATCTTGATTCTTCTGGAGAAAGTACTCCTTTGGTCGTACAAAAGTTCATAATGAACAATCCTGCTTTAAGGCATATATCTGCAGGCTTAAGTCTACCAGAGGTTAGTAGTACATATACAGAAATTGATGTTGATAGATGTAGAAGCTATGATTGTACAGAATGTTGTACTGACAATTGTTCTTCTGTATCAACTTGTTGCTCATGTAAAGCTACTGAGCACACTGACGATAATACCTCTTGCAAAACAACTCCTGTACAAATAAAACAGAATCtaaaatcaaaggaaaaaaaggTTGACAAAGAAAAAGCAGATAGTTGTCATAATAATGACACTGAACATGACATAATGAAAAACAACTTAGTGGAAATGAATGCCAAATTAGTAAACACAAGTGAACTATTAAAAGAAAGGTTGCAGGAACTAGAAGGTGAAATAGAAATATTTAGAAaggaaaattcaaatttagcAAAACTTAGAGAAGATATTGATTTAGAGAGACAAAAGTTCTATCAAGAAAAAGCTGCTTTTGAACAAAAGTTTAATGAGGAGAAAATTTTGTCTGAATATTACCTAgctgaagaaaaagaaaaactaacaaaacaaaagcaaaTGTATGAAAGAAACATAAGAGAAATCAGAGGCAGGTttagtaaaaaagaaaaagatgaaGTAATCAATCTGAAAAAGGAAATAGAAAGTCTCAAAGAAGAAATAAGAGTTAAAGATGCAAAATCAACATCAACCATAGCTAGACTCCGAAATCAAATTAAGAtcattgaaaaagaaaaaaaagacaaggagacaacaatagaaaaattgaaaaaggaaaataaaagaATTCAACATAGCAATGATATTACAAGGCGTTTATCCAACATGAAATATTtagctgaaataaataaaaaattaaaaaatgtgaatCCAAAAGATATTAGATCTGAACCTGATTTAGATGATGATGCAAAGTATAAAGATTTTGAGATAGAAAGACAAAGTAGAAATAAAACTGCTCCAATAGCCAAAAGTAATACAAGACAAAGAGCTAAGAGTGTACCAAACCTAAATGTGTCTTCAGCATATGCCAAATATTTCAGTCAAAGAGATGCTCTTAGTCAAATAGAACAAAATCGGACATTGAATAAGGATAAGATCAATATAAGTTATTcagataatgataatgatttaGAGGAACTGGAAGATGAACAAGTATCTGACATCCAAGACAATCCAAATGAAAAATCCAACAGTGAAGGtgtaaataatttagaaaagaTTTATTTGCAAACATTTAGATGTAACTCTCCAAAAAGCTTCAGGTCTAGTACAAGTTCTGTTGATAGTAATTCTAATATTCAAGAAAAAAGAGACAACAATTTCATTACCAAATCCAATTctttttcaaattcaataagAACTTCTAAATCTCCAAATTCAACAACTAGGACATACCAGAACTACAGTACAAATAGAAGTAAATCACCAGTATCTATTTTGAGCAACAGATCTCAAACTTCCGGTTACTCTCCTGAAAGCTGTTCAGATTTTTTTGGAATCAACGAAAATCTTAGAACAAAATCACCAATATCCACTATGCTCAGCAATCATTCATCGTTAAGATCAGAAACagttattttcaatgaaaagAGTGCAGATGCTACAAAACAAACCAGTTCATCTAGCTTGACAAAAACAAATCTGAATCCAATGGAAATTAAAAGATCAGATGGATCACGGGAATTAAGGTTTCCAAATGGGAATGTTAAACACATATCTGCTGATG tGGTCAAGTAG
- the LOC101737275 gene encoding centromere protein J isoform X1, protein MEDSYTDSDVSMSPTQILERLQVLRQLQLMQRGKLKNQRLQYQESPVSSNVTEIVSHFSNSTSYNTFRSLLHSSEVTYEETPRRNSGDMAPKVKENDMIEGVTVLNLSQESEFIVKSPASTKSSDSHLKVDNVKLTPNPPFSNNSVKIHSVQSKQISLDEMPILSPKKDFEGLLMEKLHNSKEVPDSKSPKSKIVPGIIKKPFLKRGEGTARFGLNKNDLKIQNTRSLPWRRKSFETKCYQSPIKQIKQNKRNEIKKVADKPQSLCLKPEILVKQSNSLKPENVAHEMKKDSIKSLVESNISEIHTNKTGSNKITEIPKEKHPFVANKGKTWASVLTNEQNDFLRQLKQSEFYKNFASPTKSSVSDISCNESLINIRQQREAAEQNMFELLENKVSHDSFTLENSFLNKFLKPKNLDSSGESTPLVVQKFIMNNPALRHISAGLSLPEVSSTYTEIDVDRCRSYDCTECCTDNCSSVSTCCSCKATEHTDDNTSCKTTPVQIKQNLKSKEKKVDKEKADSCHNNDTEHDIMKNNLVEMNAKLVNTSELLKERLQELEGEIEIFRKENSNLAKLREDIDLERQKFYQEKAAFEQKFNEEKILSEYYLAEEKEKLTKQKQMYERNIREIRGRFSKKEKDEVINLKKEIESLKEEIRVKDAKSTSTIARLRNQIKIIEKEKKDKETTIEKLKKENKRIQHSNDITRRLSNMKYLAEINKKLKNVNPKDIRSEPDLDDDAKYKDFEIERQSRNKTAPIAKSNTRQRAKSVPNLNVSSAYAKYFSQRDALSQIEQNRTLNKDKINISYSDNDNDLEELEDEQVSDIQDNPNEKSNSEGVNNLEKIYLQTFRCNSPKSFRSSTSSVDSNSNIQEKRDNNFITKSNSFSNSIRTSKSPNSTTRTYQNYSTNRSKSPVSILSNRSQTSGYSPESCSDFFGINENLRTKSPISTMLSNHSSLRSETVIFNEKSADATKQTSSSSLTKTNLNPMEIKRSDGSRELRFPNGNVKHISADGKYSKFIYYNGDVKENFYSDGIIKYYYAETKTYHTTHPDGLEVLEFPDGQVEKRYKDGSSEIRLPNGSIRYFDPKNEHVREEWRFPDGAALTISASGEQRIIFSNGQIEVHAADHKRREFPDGTVKLVYHDGTSETRYASGRIRIKDKHGSLIMDSARN, encoded by the exons ATGGAAGATTCATATACGGACAGCGATGTTTCTATGTCTCCTACACAAATACTGGAACGGTTACAAGTTCTTCGACAATTACAGTTAATGCAACGCGGAAAGCTTAAGAATCAGCGTTTGCAGTACCAGGAATCTCCAGTAAGCTCAAACGTAACAGAAATTGTGAGCCATTTCAGCAATAGTACTAGCTATAACACTTTCCGAAGTTTGTTGCATTCTTCTGAAGTAACTTATGAAGAAACACCACGGCGCAACAGTGGTGATATGGCGCCCAAAGTAAAAGAAAATGATATGATTGAGGGAGTGACTGTTTTGAACTTATCTCAAGAATCAGAATTTATTGTGAAATCTCCAGCTTCTACAAAAAGTTCGGATTCGCACCTGAAGGTTGATAATGTGAAATTGACACCAAATCCTCCCTTCAgtaataatagtgtaaaaatacACTCTGTACAAAGCAAACAAATATCACTGGATGAAATGCCAATACTTTCTCCAAAAAAAGATTTTGAAGGCTTATTAATGGAAAAACTTCACAACAGTAAAGAAGTTCCAGATAGTAAAAGTCCAAAATCCAAAATTGTTCCAGGGATAATAAAAAAGCCTTTTCTGAAAAGAGGAGAAGGCACGGCTAGGTTTGGACttaataaaaacgatttaaaaattcaaaacacaCGCTCACTGCCCTGGAGGCGTAAAAGCTTTGAGACTAAATGTTACCAATCTCCTATAAagcaaattaaacaaaataaaaggaatgaaattaaaaaagtggCAGATAAACCACAAAGTCTGTGTCTGAAGCCGGAGATATTAGTTAAGCAAAGCAATTCTTTAAAACCAGAAAATGTAGCACATGAAATGAAGAAAGATAGCATTAAAAGTCTTGTAGAATCCAATATTTCTGAAATTCATACTAACAAAACAGGCTCTaacaaaataactgaaatacCAAAAGAAAAACACCCCTTTGTTGCAAATAAAGGAAAGACATGGGCCTCTGTTCTAACAAATGAACAGAATGACTTTTTGAGGCAACTTAAGCAAAGTGAATTTTACAAGAACTTTGCTTCTCCAACTAAAAGCTCAGTATCTGATATTAGTTGTAACGAGAGCTTAATCAATATAAGACAGCAAAGAGAAGCAGCTGAGCAAAATATGTTTGAGCTTTTAGAGAACAAGGTCTCTCATGATAGTTTTACATTAGAAAATTcatttcttaataaatttttaaaacccAAGAATCTTGATTCTTCTGGAGAAAGTACTCCTTTGGTCGTACAAAAGTTCATAATGAACAATCCTGCTTTAAGGCATATATCTGCAGGCTTAAGTCTACCAGAGGTTAGTAGTACATATACAGAAATTGATGTTGATAGATGTAGAAGCTATGATTGTACAGAATGTTGTACTGACAATTGTTCTTCTGTATCAACTTGTTGCTCATGTAAAGCTACTGAGCACACTGACGATAATACCTCTTGCAAAACAACTCCTGTACAAATAAAACAGAATCtaaaatcaaaggaaaaaaaggTTGACAAAGAAAAAGCAGATAGTTGTCATAATAATGACACTGAACATGACATAATGAAAAACAACTTAGTGGAAATGAATGCCAAATTAGTAAACACAAGTGAACTATTAAAAGAAAGGTTGCAGGAACTAGAAGGTGAAATAGAAATATTTAGAAaggaaaattcaaatttagcAAAACTTAGAGAAGATATTGATTTAGAGAGACAAAAGTTCTATCAAGAAAAAGCTGCTTTTGAACAAAAGTTTAATGAGGAGAAAATTTTGTCTGAATATTACCTAgctgaagaaaaagaaaaactaacaaaacaaaagcaaaTGTATGAAAGAAACATAAGAGAAATCAGAGGCAGGTttagtaaaaaagaaaaagatgaaGTAATCAATCTGAAAAAGGAAATAGAAAGTCTCAAAGAAGAAATAAGAGTTAAAGATGCAAAATCAACATCAACCATAGCTAGACTCCGAAATCAAATTAAGAtcattgaaaaagaaaaaaaagacaaggagacaacaatagaaaaattgaaaaaggaaaataaaagaATTCAACATAGCAATGATATTACAAGGCGTTTATCCAACATGAAATATTtagctgaaataaataaaaaattaaaaaatgtgaatCCAAAAGATATTAGATCTGAACCTGATTTAGATGATGATGCAAAGTATAAAGATTTTGAGATAGAAAGACAAAGTAGAAATAAAACTGCTCCAATAGCCAAAAGTAATACAAGACAAAGAGCTAAGAGTGTACCAAACCTAAATGTGTCTTCAGCATATGCCAAATATTTCAGTCAAAGAGATGCTCTTAGTCAAATAGAACAAAATCGGACATTGAATAAGGATAAGATCAATATAAGTTATTcagataatgataatgatttaGAGGAACTGGAAGATGAACAAGTATCTGACATCCAAGACAATCCAAATGAAAAATCCAACAGTGAAGGtgtaaataatttagaaaagaTTTATTTGCAAACATTTAGATGTAACTCTCCAAAAAGCTTCAGGTCTAGTACAAGTTCTGTTGATAGTAATTCTAATATTCAAGAAAAAAGAGACAACAATTTCATTACCAAATCCAATTctttttcaaattcaataagAACTTCTAAATCTCCAAATTCAACAACTAGGACATACCAGAACTACAGTACAAATAGAAGTAAATCACCAGTATCTATTTTGAGCAACAGATCTCAAACTTCCGGTTACTCTCCTGAAAGCTGTTCAGATTTTTTTGGAATCAACGAAAATCTTAGAACAAAATCACCAATATCCACTATGCTCAGCAATCATTCATCGTTAAGATCAGAAACagttattttcaatgaaaagAGTGCAGATGCTACAAAACAAACCAGTTCATCTAGCTTGACAAAAACAAATCTGAATCCAATGGAAATTAAAAGATCAGATGGATCACGGGAATTAAGGTTTCCAAATGGGAATGTTAAACACATATCTGCTGATGGTAAAtatagtaaatttatttattataatggtGATGTCAAGGAGAATTTTTACAGTGATGGGataatcaaatattattatgctgAAACAAAAACATATCACACGACCCATCCAGATGGTTTGGAGGTGCTGGAGTTTCCAGA tGGTCAAGTAGAAAAAAGATATAAAGATGGTTCCTCTGAAATACGCTTACCGAATGGCAGTATCCGATATTTCGACCCTAAGAATGAACATGTTCGTGAGGAGTGGAGGTTCCCTGATGGAGCTGCACTCACCATTTCTGCTAGTGGGGAACAACGCATCATTTTTAGTAATGGTCAAATTGAAGTGCATGCAGCAGATCATAAG CGTCGCGAGTTTCCAGATGGTACTGTTAAGCTGGTATATCACGATGGTACTTCTGAGACTCGCTATGCATCAGGACGTATCAGAATAAAGGATAAACACGGAAGTTTGATTATGGACTCTGCACGGAATTGA
- the LOC101738618 gene encoding large ribosomal subunit protein mL44, whose protein sequence is MALMRRCAPLFARCIKIPPMTLQSQKIHRWVAPTLVELKRREKKLGGKKTNPRNTFLEWNLEAELYAFGKRLNEEFDSDLLLQAFTDRTYIIKEEMKQKEMGVDIPMKDNMELIAEGEKFINEYVQLYLETVLPKFPLEGVNEVRNYLTNEDRLAKISLSLGTKDIILAAEYPVDNYILANTFKAIVAALLESTSEERAAHFVRDFVITQLQGKDVNEYWNIEDPWTMLTGILEKDGSKVEPRLIGEVGKNTLLACYRIGLYVNKKMISEGFGEKIEIAKEMAAREALKRIFGTEDHMKPINFKISGIPKGSSQERYQIASN, encoded by the exons atggCACTAATGAGAAGATGTGCTCCGCTTTTTGCTAGGTGTATCAAAATACCACCTATGACTTTACAGA GTCAAAAAATTCATCGATGGGTAGCTCCTACGCTTGTAGAATTAAAGAGGAGAGAAAAAAAGTTAGGCGGAAAGAAAACAAATCCCCGTAACACTTTTCTGGAATGGAATTTGGAGGCTGAACTTTATGCTTTTGGAAAACGTTTGAATGAAGAATTCGACTCGGATTTGTTACTACAAGCGTTTACTGACAGAACTTATATTATAAAGgaagaaatgaaacaaaaagaaatggGAGTAGATATTCCTATGAAGGACAATATGGAGTTGATTGCAGAAG gagAAAAGTTCATAAATGAATATGTGCAGCTCTACCTAGAGACAGTTTTACCGAAATTTCCATTAGAGGGAGTGAATGAAGTGAGAAATTATCTTACAAATGAGGACAGACTGGCTAAAATCTCCTTGAGTCTGGGAACTAAGGACATCATACTAGCTGCA gaATATCCAGTTGATAATTACATTTTAGCAAACACTTTTAAAGCCATTGTAGCTGCTTTGTTAGAATCAACAAGTGAAGAAAGAGCAGCACATTTTGTGAGAGATTTTGTTATCACACAGTTACAAG GTAAAGATGTGAACGAGTATTGGAACATTGAAGACCCTTGGACTATGCTTACTGGCATCTTAGAAAAAGATGGAAGTAAAGTAGAACCTCGACTAATTGGAGAAGTTGGAAAAAATACGTTACTTGCCTGTTACAGAATTGGCCTTTATGTGAACAAGAAAATGATATCTGAAG GTTTCggtgaaaaaattgaaatagcaAAAGAAATGGCTGCTAGAGAAGCTCTTAAAAGAATATTTGGTACCGAAGATCACATGAAacctattaattttaaaatttctggTATACCAAAGGGGTCCTCCCAAGAACGTTATCAGATTGCCAGTAATTAA